In Amycolatopsis methanolica 239, a single genomic region encodes these proteins:
- the nudC gene encoding NAD(+) diphosphatase has translation MTVAPFTLGRLPTLSRSTVDRQETLRTNPERLRARWPDAQVMLLDKQLRTPVREGEAVLATRKALMFGEEPPADAVFLGEWQGVDYWSLPGEPDGEPEIVEVPGSWGVPEEAPRVDGELWVTLRAHGDQLDDTAAGLFTTAQALRVWHRQARFCVRDGSPTHLVQFGWASKCEACGREEYPRTDPAIICLVHNEEGVNGEHVLLARQPVWPPGRYSVLAGFVEAGESLEGCCVREIREEVGADVHDVRYLGSQPWPFPRSIMLGFAAKADASRPLVPADGEIEAALWVPRAEVRAAFEAKGRPVPILGGASELILPGNSSIARVMLEAWAYAERG, from the coding sequence GTGACCGTCGCACCGTTCACGCTGGGCCGCCTCCCGACGCTCTCGCGCTCCACTGTGGACCGGCAGGAGACGCTGCGCACCAACCCGGAGCGCCTGCGCGCCCGGTGGCCGGACGCGCAGGTCATGCTGCTGGACAAGCAGTTGCGGACTCCGGTCCGCGAGGGCGAGGCGGTCCTGGCCACCCGCAAGGCGCTGATGTTCGGCGAGGAGCCGCCCGCGGACGCGGTGTTCCTCGGCGAGTGGCAGGGCGTCGACTACTGGTCGCTGCCGGGCGAGCCGGATGGCGAACCGGAGATCGTCGAGGTCCCGGGCAGCTGGGGCGTGCCCGAGGAGGCGCCGCGGGTCGACGGCGAGCTGTGGGTGACGCTGCGGGCGCACGGCGACCAGTTGGACGACACGGCCGCCGGGCTGTTCACCACGGCGCAGGCGCTGCGGGTGTGGCACCGGCAGGCGCGGTTCTGCGTGCGCGACGGCAGCCCGACGCACCTGGTGCAGTTCGGGTGGGCGTCGAAGTGCGAGGCATGCGGCCGCGAGGAGTACCCGCGCACCGACCCGGCGATCATCTGCCTGGTGCACAACGAGGAGGGCGTGAACGGGGAGCACGTCCTGCTCGCGCGCCAGCCGGTGTGGCCGCCCGGGCGGTACTCGGTGCTGGCGGGGTTCGTCGAGGCAGGCGAGTCGCTCGAGGGCTGTTGTGTGCGGGAGATCCGGGAGGAGGTCGGCGCGGACGTCCACGACGTGCGGTACCTGGGCAGCCAGCCGTGGCCGTTCCCGCGCTCGATCATGCTGGGCTTCGCCGCGAAGGCCGACGCCTCGCGCCCGCTGGTCCCCGCCGACGGCGAGATCGAGGCCGCGCTGTGGGTGCCCCGCGCCGAGGTGCGCGCGGCATTCGAGGCGAAGGGCCGCCCGGTCCCCATCCTCGGCGGCGCGAGCGAGCTGATCCTGCCGGGCAACTCGTCGATCGCGCGCGTGATGCTGGAAGCGTGGGCGTACGCGGAACGGGGCTGA
- a CDS encoding maleylpyruvate isomerase family mycothiol-dependent enzyme — protein MDFDRHCIEIVTQTELLTADTAGADLRAPVPSCPGWTLGMLLRHIGGGHRWAEEIVRTRSLEYLPDDQLRKLDGDDTGDVPAHWLLEGARRLAETLRAAGPDAPAWAPFDFGRAAFLARRFAFETVVHRADACLAAGAEFTVADDVAGAAIDEWMELDVLPQHFETDPRKRELLGPARTIAWRAPEASWFVDLTGDVIRWRRGPAGAAVTVCGSLTDLLLLVYRRRPPEGLTVTGDASLLGFWLDHVAFG, from the coding sequence GTGGACTTCGACCGGCACTGCATCGAGATCGTCACCCAGACCGAGCTGCTCACGGCCGACACCGCGGGCGCGGACCTGCGTGCGCCGGTGCCGTCCTGCCCGGGCTGGACGCTGGGCATGCTGCTGCGCCACATCGGCGGCGGGCACCGCTGGGCCGAGGAGATCGTCCGGACGCGCAGCCTGGAGTACCTGCCTGACGACCAGTTGCGCAAACTCGACGGTGACGACACCGGCGACGTGCCCGCGCACTGGTTGCTGGAGGGTGCGCGCCGGCTCGCGGAAACCCTGCGGGCCGCCGGGCCCGACGCGCCCGCCTGGGCACCGTTCGACTTCGGCCGGGCGGCGTTCCTGGCGCGGCGCTTCGCGTTCGAGACGGTCGTCCACCGCGCCGACGCCTGCCTCGCCGCCGGCGCGGAGTTCACGGTCGCCGACGATGTCGCCGGTGCCGCCATCGACGAGTGGATGGAGCTGGACGTCCTGCCCCAGCACTTCGAGACCGACCCGCGCAAGCGGGAACTGCTCGGGCCTGCCCGGACGATCGCGTGGCGGGCGCCGGAGGCGTCCTGGTTCGTCGACCTCACCGGCGACGTCATCCGCTGGCGCCGCGGGCCCGCCGGTGCGGCGGTCACCGTGTGCGGCTCGCTGACCGACCTGCTGCTGCTCGTCTACCGCCGCAGGCCGCCGGAGGGGCTCACCGTCACCGGGGACGCGTCACTGCTGGGTTTCTGGCTGGACCACGTCGCGTTCGGCTGA
- a CDS encoding gluconate:H+ symporter: protein MSTLAAAWTGHDTRLVVATLIGIAVIVVLISKARMHAFLSLIIGSVVVGLLGGLPVDKVIKSFSSGVGSTVASVGLLIALGAMLGKLLADSGGAEQIVDTILSRTSSKALPWAMALVAALIGLPMFFEIGLVMLIPVVLLVAKRSGKPLMLVGIPALAGLSVLHGLVPPHPGPLAAAGALNASVGIVLGLGLLVAIPTVIIAGPLFGKVAARWVPEAKAPDHLIPAAGGSEDDRPRPSFTATLVTVLLPVVLMLGKAIADIVADSGNPVRRVLDFVGDPLIALLAAVLLGMFTLGRAAGFTRDRLASTIGDSLGPIAGIILIVAAGGGFKQILVDAGVGNVVTQLAEGANIPALLLGWLVAVLIRLATGSATVATVSAAGLVSGLAATMSPTGAALLVLAIGAGSLFFSHVNDAGFWLVKEYFGLSVGQTIRSWSIMETVISVVAIAIILPLGALLA from the coding sequence GTGAGTACTCTCGCCGCCGCCTGGACGGGTCACGACACCCGCCTGGTCGTCGCGACCCTGATCGGCATCGCCGTGATCGTGGTGCTGATCAGCAAGGCCCGCATGCACGCCTTCCTGTCGCTGATCATCGGATCGGTGGTCGTCGGCCTGCTGGGCGGACTGCCGGTCGACAAAGTGATCAAGAGCTTTTCCAGCGGGGTGGGCTCGACCGTCGCGTCGGTCGGTCTGCTGATCGCGCTGGGCGCGATGCTCGGCAAGCTGCTGGCCGATTCCGGCGGGGCGGAACAGATCGTCGACACGATCCTGTCCCGCACCTCGTCGAAGGCGCTGCCGTGGGCGATGGCGCTGGTCGCCGCCCTCATCGGGCTGCCGATGTTCTTCGAGATCGGCCTGGTCATGCTCATCCCGGTCGTGCTGCTGGTCGCCAAGCGCAGCGGCAAACCGCTGATGCTGGTCGGGATTCCCGCGCTGGCCGGGCTTTCCGTGCTGCACGGCCTGGTCCCGCCGCACCCGGGCCCGCTCGCCGCGGCCGGCGCGCTCAACGCGAGCGTCGGCATCGTGCTCGGCCTCGGCCTGCTGGTCGCCATCCCGACCGTGATCATCGCGGGCCCGCTGTTCGGCAAGGTCGCCGCGCGCTGGGTGCCCGAGGCGAAGGCCCCGGACCACCTGATCCCGGCCGCGGGCGGGAGCGAGGACGACCGACCGCGGCCGAGCTTCACCGCGACGCTGGTGACCGTGCTGCTGCCGGTGGTCCTGATGCTGGGCAAGGCGATCGCGGACATCGTCGCCGACAGCGGCAACCCGGTCCGCCGGGTGCTGGACTTCGTCGGTGACCCGCTGATCGCGCTGCTCGCCGCGGTGCTGCTGGGCATGTTCACGCTGGGCCGCGCCGCCGGGTTCACCCGCGACCGGCTGGCTTCGACGATCGGCGATTCGCTCGGCCCTATCGCCGGGATCATCCTGATCGTCGCCGCCGGCGGCGGGTTCAAGCAGATTCTCGTCGACGCGGGCGTCGGCAACGTCGTCACGCAGCTCGCCGAGGGCGCCAACATCCCGGCGCTGCTGCTCGGCTGGCTGGTCGCGGTGCTGATCCGGCTCGCGACGGGCTCGGCCACCGTGGCGACGGTGTCCGCGGCCGGCCTGGTGTCCGGCCTGGCGGCGACGATGTCGCCCACCGGGGCCGCGCTGCTGGTGCTCGCGATCGGCGCCGGCTCGCTGTTCTTCTCGCACGTCAACGACGCCGGTTTCTGGCTCGTCAAGGAGTACTTCGGGTTGTCCGTCGGCCAGACCATCCGGAGCTGGTCGATCATGGAGACGGTGATCTCGGTGGTCGCGATCGCGATCATCCTGCCGCTGGGCGCGCTGCTCGCCTGA
- a CDS encoding gluconokinase, which translates to MTVIVVMGVAGSGKTTVGSALAERLGVEYAEADAFHPPANIAKMSSGHPLDDEDRWPWLHAIAAWISDHQATGGVVSSSALKRRYRDVLRTGGDVWFLHLDGPRDVLAERLQGRTGHFMPVSLLDSQLADLEPLETDERGLIADILEAPSAIVDRALTELAKEQP; encoded by the coding sequence ATGACGGTCATCGTCGTGATGGGGGTCGCCGGTTCGGGCAAGACGACGGTGGGTTCGGCGCTGGCCGAGCGCCTCGGCGTCGAATACGCCGAAGCGGACGCCTTCCACCCGCCGGCCAACATCGCGAAGATGTCGTCCGGCCACCCGCTCGACGACGAAGACCGGTGGCCGTGGCTGCACGCCATCGCGGCGTGGATCTCCGACCACCAGGCCACGGGCGGCGTGGTGTCGTCGTCCGCCCTGAAGCGGCGCTACCGCGACGTGTTGCGGACCGGCGGGGACGTGTGGTTCCTGCACCTCGACGGCCCGCGCGACGTCCTCGCGGAGCGGCTGCAGGGGCGCACCGGGCACTTCATGCCGGTGTCGCTGCTGGACTCCCAGCTCGCCGACCTCGAACCCCTCGAAACCGATGAGCGCGGCCTGATCGCCGACATCCTCGAAGCCCCCTCGGCGATCGTGGACCGCGCGCTCACCGAGCTGGCAAAGGAGCAGCCGTGA
- a CDS encoding FadR/GntR family transcriptional regulator, translating into MLDAVGTAIACGKLPPGTVLRLEELQQNHGASRTVAREVVRALEAMRLTTSKRRVGITVRDCADWNHYDPRLIRWQLDGEQRPVALRNLMELRWAVEPSAARFAAIRATPEERGRLRALGARLEVTAHARDLHTFLGHDIAFHHLVLAASGNPMFTQLSAVVAEVLTGRTEHGLMPPEPQPEAVALHLEVARAIDGADADRAERAMRDIMVQARDEVAQQFE; encoded by the coding sequence GTGCTCGACGCGGTGGGCACCGCGATCGCCTGCGGGAAGCTGCCGCCGGGCACGGTGCTGCGGCTGGAGGAGCTGCAGCAGAACCACGGCGCCTCGCGCACTGTGGCGCGTGAGGTCGTCCGCGCGCTGGAAGCGATGCGGCTGACCACAAGCAAGCGCCGGGTCGGCATCACGGTGCGGGACTGCGCCGACTGGAACCACTACGACCCCCGGTTGATCCGCTGGCAACTGGACGGCGAGCAGCGCCCCGTCGCCCTGCGCAACCTGATGGAACTGCGGTGGGCGGTCGAGCCGAGCGCCGCGCGCTTCGCCGCGATCCGCGCGACACCCGAGGAGCGCGGACGGCTACGGGCACTGGGTGCCCGGCTGGAGGTCACCGCACATGCGCGGGATCTGCACACCTTCCTCGGGCACGACATCGCTTTTCACCACCTGGTGCTCGCGGCGTCGGGCAATCCGATGTTCACGCAGCTCTCCGCGGTCGTCGCGGAGGTGCTGACCGGGCGGACCGAGCACGGCCTGATGCCGCCGGAACCACAGCCGGAGGCGGTCGCGCTGCACCTGGAGGTCGCCCGCGCCATCGACGGGGCGGACGCCGACCGGGCCGAGCGCGCGATGCGCGACATCATGGTCCAGGCGCGCGACGAGGTCGCCCAGCAGTTCGAGTAG
- a CDS encoding cobalamin biosynthesis protein CobD/CbiB, translating to MSAARAIGLLLGAAADGVIGEPKRGRPVTVFTRAVRTVDASLPQHRLAGVAFAGGLAGSAVVAGVLAERSLRRSPVLQALGTAVATWAVLGGAGLAADGTELARDLEEGELDAARETLSELDSRQTGGLNVVGLSRASVESVAQHTADAVVGPLFWGAVAGMPGLLAARTVSVLRTGDPTRPAGWFARRLDDLVNLLPTRFAAALTVSSAPVVGGSAAGAWRAWRRDTAAHPSPNAGRMEAAFAGALEIRLGGRTVYPHGVEELPVLGDGRNPDAGHVTRAVELSRVVGWLAGVSSAVLAALFGLRRRSR from the coding sequence GTGAGTGCCGCACGGGCGATCGGACTGCTGCTGGGGGCGGCGGCGGACGGAGTGATCGGCGAGCCGAAGCGCGGACGGCCGGTCACCGTGTTCACCCGCGCCGTCCGGACCGTCGACGCGAGCCTGCCCCAGCACCGCCTCGCCGGGGTCGCCTTCGCCGGCGGGCTGGCCGGCTCGGCCGTCGTGGCCGGGGTGCTGGCGGAGCGGTCGCTGCGGCGCAGTCCGGTCCTGCAGGCGCTCGGCACGGCCGTCGCGACGTGGGCCGTTCTCGGCGGCGCCGGTCTCGCCGCCGACGGCACCGAACTGGCCCGCGACCTCGAAGAGGGCGAACTCGACGCGGCGCGCGAGACGTTGTCCGAACTGGACAGCAGGCAGACCGGCGGGCTGAACGTGGTCGGCCTGTCCCGGGCGTCGGTGGAGTCGGTCGCGCAGCACACCGCGGACGCCGTCGTCGGCCCGCTGTTCTGGGGCGCGGTCGCCGGGATGCCCGGCCTGCTCGCCGCGCGGACCGTGTCGGTGCTGCGGACCGGTGACCCGACCCGTCCGGCGGGGTGGTTCGCGCGGCGCCTGGACGACCTGGTCAACCTGCTGCCCACCCGGTTCGCGGCCGCGCTGACGGTGTCGAGCGCGCCGGTGGTCGGCGGCTCGGCGGCCGGCGCGTGGCGCGCGTGGCGTCGGGACACCGCGGCCCACCCGAGCCCCAACGCCGGCCGGATGGAGGCGGCGTTCGCGGGCGCGCTGGAGATCCGCCTCGGCGGCCGCACGGTCTACCCGCACGGCGTCGAGGAGCTGCCGGTGCTGGGCGACGGCCGGAACCCGGACGCCGGTCACGTGACGCGCGCGGTCGAGCTGTCCCGGGTGGTCGGGTGGCTGGCCGGGGTCAGTTCCGCTGTGCTGGCTGCTCTGTTCGGTCTTCGCCGCCGGTCTCGTTGA
- a CDS encoding SURF1 family protein, giving the protein MRLKFLLRPSWLALVVGVLAFAFACFTLLSPWQFSRNDEREAQNRAIEASLTADPRPLNDVLPPGAAPDTNTEWTRVEITGSYLPEHEVVARLRTVQGQPAFEVLTPFRATDGQVVLVDRGYVQPDSRTEVPPYAAPPAGTVTIVARIREDENDPKNRDAFADASTHGKLQSYSVDSRVVARSSGLDIRSGYFQLDSDQPGVLNALPLPQTDAGPFFSYALQWIAFGIMAIVGLVYFTVRELKPGGVLNEMAEKNKRKRRSVAEILAEDEVNETGGEDRTEQPAQRN; this is encoded by the coding sequence GTGCGGCTGAAGTTCCTCCTCCGGCCGAGCTGGCTCGCCCTCGTGGTGGGTGTGCTCGCGTTCGCGTTCGCCTGCTTCACGCTGCTGTCGCCGTGGCAGTTCTCCCGCAACGACGAGCGCGAAGCCCAGAACCGGGCCATCGAGGCCTCCCTCACCGCCGACCCGCGCCCGTTGAACGACGTTCTCCCGCCCGGCGCCGCCCCTGACACCAACACCGAGTGGACCCGCGTCGAGATCACCGGCTCCTACCTGCCGGAACACGAGGTCGTCGCCCGGCTGCGGACCGTGCAGGGGCAGCCCGCGTTCGAGGTGCTCACCCCGTTCCGCGCCACCGACGGACAGGTCGTCCTCGTCGACCGCGGCTACGTCCAGCCGGACTCCCGCACCGAGGTCCCGCCCTACGCCGCACCCCCGGCGGGCACCGTGACGATCGTCGCGCGGATCCGGGAGGACGAGAACGACCCGAAGAACCGGGACGCGTTCGCCGACGCCTCCACCCACGGCAAGCTGCAGAGCTACAGCGTCGACTCCCGTGTGGTGGCGCGGTCGAGCGGCCTGGACATCCGCAGCGGCTACTTCCAGCTCGACTCCGACCAGCCGGGCGTGCTCAACGCGCTGCCGCTGCCCCAGACCGACGCCGGCCCGTTCTTCTCCTACGCGCTGCAGTGGATCGCGTTCGGGATCATGGCGATCGTGGGCCTGGTGTACTTCACGGTCCGCGAACTGAAGCCCGGCGGCGTGCTCAACGAGATGGCCGAGAAGAACAAGCGCAAGCGCCGGTCCGTCGCCGAAATCCTCGCCGAGGACGAGGTCAACGAGACCGGCGGCGAAGACCGAACAGAGCAGCCAGCACAGCGGAACTGA
- a CDS encoding fructosamine kinase family protein gives MSVREAVERLLGVPVTGVRRSGGAVCLVTAEGRGVLVAKQGSGPGATAAEAAGLRWLGEHGDVPVPRVHAHDDEWIVMEYVPPTYPETAAAEAFGRGLARLHLRGAPAYGSPPPGGPADAWMGLAPMRNEECPDWATFYGSHRVLPYVRMCVDQGLYDAGQAQVFERLCARLPELGGPAEPPSRLHGDAWSGNVHWGQGAVWLIDPAAHGGHRETDLAMLRLFGTPLLEHILGAYEEAAKDLDAPLADGWRERVELHQLFPLLMHAAVFGAGYARQALRAAEAALAR, from the coding sequence ATGAGCGTTCGCGAAGCCGTCGAACGGCTGCTGGGAGTCCCGGTCACCGGGGTGCGCCGCAGCGGTGGCGCGGTGTGCCTGGTGACCGCCGAGGGGCGGGGTGTGCTGGTCGCCAAGCAGGGCAGCGGGCCCGGCGCGACCGCTGCCGAAGCCGCCGGGCTGCGGTGGCTCGGCGAGCACGGCGACGTCCCCGTCCCTCGGGTCCACGCGCACGACGACGAGTGGATCGTCATGGAGTACGTGCCGCCGACGTACCCCGAGACGGCCGCGGCGGAAGCGTTCGGGCGCGGTCTGGCGCGGCTGCACCTGCGGGGCGCGCCCGCGTACGGGTCGCCGCCGCCCGGCGGACCGGCCGACGCGTGGATGGGTCTCGCGCCGATGCGCAACGAGGAGTGCCCGGACTGGGCGACGTTCTACGGTTCACACCGCGTGCTGCCCTACGTGCGGATGTGCGTGGACCAGGGCCTGTACGACGCCGGGCAGGCGCAGGTGTTCGAGCGGTTGTGCGCGCGGCTGCCCGAGCTGGGCGGCCCGGCCGAACCCCCGTCCCGCCTGCACGGCGACGCGTGGAGCGGCAACGTGCACTGGGGGCAGGGCGCGGTGTGGCTGATCGACCCGGCGGCGCACGGCGGCCACCGCGAGACGGACCTGGCGATGCTGCGGCTGTTCGGCACGCCGCTGCTGGAGCACATCCTGGGCGCGTACGAGGAGGCGGCGAAGGACCTGGACGCCCCGCTCGCCGACGGCTGGCGGGAGCGCGTGGAGCTGCACCAACTGTTCCCGCTGCTCATGCACGCGGCGGTGTTCGGGGCCGGCTACGCGCGGCAGGCGCTCCGGGCTGCTGAGGCGGCGCTGGCGCGCTGA
- a CDS encoding low molecular weight protein-tyrosine-phosphatase, translated as MTEPSLHICFVCSGNICRSPMAAIVFRAHLERTGLADRVRVTSAGTGPWHVGEPADPRARETLREHGYTGKHVAAQVDSDHLAADLLLAADRGHLRELRRLVDDPERVRLLRSFDPEAPDGAEVPDPYYGGDDGFEEVLAMVERTVPALLDWAKARL; from the coding sequence GTGACCGAGCCGAGCCTGCACATCTGCTTCGTCTGTTCCGGCAACATCTGCCGCTCCCCCATGGCGGCCATCGTCTTCCGGGCGCACCTGGAGCGCACCGGCCTGGCCGACCGGGTCCGCGTCACCAGTGCCGGCACCGGGCCGTGGCACGTCGGCGAACCCGCCGATCCGCGTGCCCGCGAGACCCTGCGCGAGCACGGCTACACCGGCAAGCACGTGGCCGCGCAGGTCGACAGCGACCACTTGGCCGCCGACCTGCTGCTCGCCGCCGACCGGGGCCACCTGCGGGAACTGCGGCGGCTGGTGGACGACCCCGAGCGCGTGCGGCTGCTGCGGTCCTTCGACCCGGAAGCCCCCGACGGCGCGGAGGTCCCGGACCCGTACTACGGCGGCGACGACGGGTTCGAGGAGGTCCTCGCGATGGTCGAACGGACCGTTCCCGCGCTGCTGGACTGGGCGAAGGCGCGGCTCTGA
- a CDS encoding Nif3-like dinuclear metal center hexameric protein: MPALAEVIAALEDAYPPALAESWDAVGLVCGDPAEPVTDVLICVDPVATTIDEAIETGVQLVVAHHPLLLRGVHGVPADTPKGALVHRLIRAGIALYCAHTNADSANPGVSDALAGAIGLRVLRPLDPHPDGSTGLGRIGELPEPEPFAAFVRRVAAALPRTEPGVLGAGDPDRLIRTVAVSGGAGDSFLGAATAAGVDAYVTADLRHHPAGEHLETGVDAPALVGLTHWASEWPWCGQASAILRDAFAGNVNVHVSARRTDPWTIRA; this comes from the coding sequence ATGCCCGCGCTCGCCGAAGTGATCGCCGCACTGGAGGACGCCTACCCGCCCGCGCTCGCGGAGAGCTGGGACGCGGTCGGCCTGGTCTGCGGCGACCCCGCCGAGCCGGTCACCGACGTCCTGATCTGCGTCGACCCGGTCGCGACCACCATCGACGAGGCCATCGAGACCGGCGTCCAGCTGGTCGTCGCGCACCACCCGCTGCTGCTGCGCGGCGTGCATGGCGTGCCCGCCGACACCCCGAAGGGCGCGCTGGTGCACCGCCTCATCCGTGCCGGCATCGCCCTGTACTGCGCGCACACGAACGCCGACTCGGCGAACCCCGGGGTGTCCGACGCACTTGCCGGGGCGATCGGGCTGCGGGTGCTCCGCCCGCTCGACCCGCACCCGGACGGCTCCACCGGCCTCGGCCGCATCGGCGAGCTGCCGGAGCCCGAGCCGTTCGCCGCGTTCGTGCGCCGGGTGGCCGCCGCCCTGCCACGCACCGAGCCGGGCGTGCTCGGGGCCGGCGACCCGGACCGTCTCATTAGGACGGTGGCGGTGTCCGGCGGAGCCGGGGACAGCTTCCTCGGTGCCGCGACCGCGGCCGGCGTGGACGCCTACGTCACCGCGGACCTGCGGCACCACCCCGCGGGCGAGCACCTGGAAACCGGCGTGGACGCGCCCGCACTGGTCGGCCTGACCCACTGGGCCAGCGAGTGGCCGTGGTGCGGTCAAGCCTCGGCCATCCTGCGGGACGCCTTTGCGGGTAACGTCAACGTTCACGTGTCCGCGCGCCGAACCGATCCGTGGACCATCCGTGCGTAA
- a CDS encoding zinc ribbon domain-containing protein yields the protein MKAEPAVQRQLLELAKVDAELSRVEHRRRTMPELAEIEGIQKTLRELRDTAIRHETAASDLDREIARQEKEIESVRAREDRDRKLIDGGTLPAKQVADLQHELETLARRQSALEDDLLELMERREALGLDVQRTGAEVDKTEQALADVEGRRDETLKDLDTTKARREEDRAKLVPRFPEGLLKLYERVRAHKGIGAALVRARKCLACNMEFDRNTVSELKAAAEDEVVQCDNCGAILVRTVESGL from the coding sequence GTGAAGGCAGAGCCAGCCGTCCAGCGTCAGCTGCTCGAGCTCGCGAAAGTGGATGCCGAGCTGTCCCGGGTCGAGCACCGCCGCCGCACCATGCCCGAGCTCGCCGAGATCGAGGGCATCCAGAAGACCCTGCGCGAGCTGCGCGACACGGCGATCCGGCACGAGACCGCCGCCTCCGACCTGGACCGCGAGATCGCCCGCCAGGAGAAGGAGATCGAGTCCGTCCGCGCCCGCGAGGACCGCGACCGCAAGCTGATCGACGGCGGCACCCTGCCCGCCAAGCAGGTCGCGGACCTGCAGCACGAGCTGGAGACCCTGGCCCGGCGCCAGAGCGCACTCGAGGACGACCTGCTGGAGCTGATGGAGCGCCGCGAAGCGCTCGGCCTGGACGTGCAGCGCACCGGCGCCGAGGTCGACAAGACCGAGCAGGCGCTGGCCGACGTCGAGGGCCGCCGCGACGAGACGCTCAAGGACCTGGACACCACGAAGGCCCGCCGCGAAGAGGACCGCGCGAAGCTGGTGCCGCGGTTCCCCGAGGGGCTGCTGAAGCTGTACGAGCGCGTGCGCGCGCACAAGGGCATCGGCGCCGCGCTGGTGCGGGCCCGCAAGTGCCTGGCCTGCAACATGGAGTTCGACCGCAACACCGTGTCCGAGCTCAAGGCGGCCGCCGAGGACGAGGTGGTGCAGTGCGACAACTGCGGCGCGATCCTGGTGCGGACGGTGGAGTCGGGCCTGTGA
- a CDS encoding bifunctional RNase H/acid phosphatase, producing MVVEADGGSRGNPGPAGYGAVVRDAATGAVLAERQEGLGVATNNFAEYSGLIAGLRAAAEAGATEVDVRMDSKLVVEQMSGRWKIKHEALKPLAEQARQLAAGFAAVRYEWIPRAENAHADRLANEAMDTQAGKGAGPERTTPQKWTGAQGTPTRMMLLRHGQTAMSVDRRYSGRGDVPLTEHGLQQAAAAAKRLAALPDLGTDTAIVTSPLTRAKQTAQSVADALGARVETHPGLLETDFGEWEGLTFTEAAQRDPELHGRWLRDPSVPAPGGESFDEVHQRVRRTLDELVESHAGRTIIVVSHVTPIKSLLRLGLDAGPSLLFRLHLDLASLSIVEFYPDGNASVRLVNDISHLA from the coding sequence GTGGTCGTCGAGGCCGACGGCGGTTCGCGGGGCAACCCCGGGCCCGCCGGGTACGGGGCCGTCGTCCGCGACGCCGCGACGGGCGCGGTCCTGGCCGAGCGCCAGGAGGGGCTCGGGGTGGCGACGAATAACTTCGCCGAGTACTCGGGCCTGATCGCCGGGCTGCGGGCGGCCGCCGAGGCGGGCGCCACCGAGGTCGACGTCCGGATGGACTCGAAGCTGGTGGTCGAGCAGATGTCCGGCCGCTGGAAGATCAAGCACGAGGCGTTGAAGCCGCTCGCCGAGCAGGCGCGTCAGCTGGCTGCCGGGTTCGCGGCCGTGCGCTACGAGTGGATCCCGCGCGCCGAGAACGCGCACGCCGACCGGCTCGCCAACGAGGCGATGGACACCCAGGCGGGCAAGGGCGCGGGACCGGAGCGCACGACGCCGCAGAAGTGGACCGGCGCGCAGGGCACCCCGACGCGGATGATGCTGCTGCGGCACGGGCAGACCGCGATGTCGGTGGACCGCCGGTACTCGGGCCGCGGCGACGTGCCGCTGACCGAGCACGGCCTGCAGCAGGCCGCGGCTGCCGCGAAACGCCTCGCCGCGCTGCCGGACCTCGGCACGGACACCGCGATCGTGACCTCCCCGCTGACCAGGGCGAAGCAGACGGCCCAGTCTGTCGCCGACGCGCTCGGCGCCCGGGTGGAAACTCATCCCGGCCTGCTGGAGACCGATTTCGGCGAGTGGGAGGGGCTGACCTTCACCGAGGCCGCCCAGCGCGACCCCGAGCTGCACGGCCGGTGGCTGCGTGACCCGTCGGTGCCCGCGCCGGGCGGGGAGAGCTTCGACGAGGTGCACCAGCGGGTCCGCCGCACCCTGGACGAGCTGGTCGAGAGCCACGCCGGGCGGACGATCATCGTGGTCAGCCACGTCACCCCGATCAAGTCCCTGCTGCGGCTCGGCCTGGACGCGGGGCCGTCGCTGCTGTTCCGGCTGCACCTGGACCTGGCGTCGCTGTCGATCGTGGAGTTCTACCCGGACGGCAACGCGTCGGTGCGCCTGGTCAACGACATCTCGCACCTGGCCTGA